The following proteins are encoded in a genomic region of Nitrospinota bacterium:
- the fliE gene encoding flagellar hook-basal body complex protein FliE — MKDITVSSHLKGLQGPGPSQGLSTPKGDSSNVDGPSFADTLAQSLDKVNTMQKEADNAIQDFVAGDTRNIHETMIAVGKADLAFRLTMQVRNKIVEAYQEVMRTQV; from the coding sequence ATGAAAGACATTACTGTATCCAGCCATTTAAAAGGTTTGCAAGGCCCGGGTCCATCGCAAGGACTGAGCACACCGAAGGGAGACTCATCGAATGTCGATGGTCCATCTTTTGCCGATACTCTCGCGCAGTCGCTGGATAAGGTTAATACCATGCAGAAGGAAGCCGATAACGCCATTCAGGATTTTGTTGCCGGGGACACCCGTAATATTCACGAAACCATGATTGCTGTGGGCAAAGCCGACCTCGCGTTCCGACTGACCATGCAGGTGCGCAACAAAATAGTGGAAGCTTATCAGGAAGTGATGCGTACCCAGGTTTAA